The proteins below are encoded in one region of Polypterus senegalus isolate Bchr_013 chromosome 2, ASM1683550v1, whole genome shotgun sequence:
- the adamts1 gene encoding A disintegrin and metalloproteinase with thrombospondin motifs 1: MRSLVRLVSVLCCAAFWSRTVRCAWDEETAVPVQLDSADDHHKRLFQLDAFGKRLVLELEPDQSFLAPGFTFQVVGRSGSGLPVDAEGDVLARCFFSGTVNGDPDSMAALNLCQGLQGGFYTQGEEYFIQPRNGSHDGAHLLRRRSRDSRRGECGVVDAERQPGDQQQQPSPNTREAPAGFAGRSRAKRFVSTPRYVETLLVADTSMAEFHGAGLKQYLLTVMAVAAKLYKHPSIHNPISLAVVKLMVIYEEEKGPDVSSNAALTLRNFCKWQQQHNPPQDRHPEHYDTAILFTRQDLCGSHTCDTLGMADVGTVCDPQRSCSVIEDDGLQAAFTTAHELGHVFNMPHDESKQCASTNGPNWSSHMMASTLSSLNRQQPWSACSAYMITSFLDNGYGDCLLDKPQKPVALPNLLPGTLYDANKQCQFTFGEESRHCPDLSSTCTTLWCTGTSAGGLLVCQTKHFPWADGTSCGEGRWCMGGQCVDQRDAHLYQTPVNGGWGQWGPWSDCSRTCGGGVQYSYRDCNNPLPKNDGKYCEGKRVQYRSCNTLECPVTNGLSYREEQCLAHNDFAQSSFGGGSAVEWVPKYAGVSPKDRCKLICRVKKTGYFYMLQPKVADGTPCSPDSTSVCVQGQCVKAGCDRVIGSSKKFDKCGVCGGDGTTCKKVSGSLERSKPGYQDVVVIPAGATNIDVKQRSAGGSRHDGSYLAIKTQDGSYLLNGDYTLSTLEQDIFFRGSLLRYSGSSVQLERIRSFGPLPEALTLQVLSVGDLNRPRVKYTYFVKRPVSSGKKSFNAIQQTDSSEWAIREWGSCSRTCGGGIQRRQVECKNARGLPANDCPPELRPADSRPCTNVPCPHWLLGEWSPCSKTCGMGYRKRPLKCVGSDGRATSQEECDAKDRPRPLIDICVNRECQ; the protein is encoded by the exons ATGCGATCGCTTGTGCGCCTCGTCTCCGTGCTCTGCTGCGCCGCGTTCTGGAGCCGCACGGTGCGCTGCGCCTGGGACGAGGAGACCGCGGTTCCCGTGCAATTGGACTCCGCCGACGACCACCACAAGCGCCTCTTCCAGCTGGACGCCTTTGGGAAGCGACTTGTCCTGGAACTGGAGCCCGACCAGAGTTTCCTCGCTCCCGGCTTTACTTTCCAGGTGGTGGGGCGCAGCGGCTCGGGCTTGCCGGTAGATGCCGAAGGGGACGTGCTGGCACGCTGCTTCTTCTCGGGAACTGTCAACGGGGACCCGGACTCCATGGCGGCGCTTAACCTCTGCCAGGGACTGCAGGGCGGCTTTTACACCCAAGGAGAGGAGTACTTCATTCAGCCGCGGAACGGCAGCCACGACGGCGCTCACCTTCTCCGCCGGAGGAGCCGGGATTCTCGGAGAGGGGAGTGCGGCGTGGTGGATGCGGAGCGGCAGCCGGGCGACCAGCAGCAGCAGCCGTCGCCTAACACAAGGGAGGCACCTGCGGGATTTGCAG GTCGAAGCCGTGCCAAGCGCTTTGTATCCACCCCTCGCTACGTGGAGACTTTACTAGTGGCAGACACGTCCATGGCGGAGTTCCATGGCGCCGGGCTCAAGCAGTACCTGCTAACAGTGATGGCGGTGGCAGCTAAACTGTACAAGCATCCCAGCATCCACAACCCCATCAGCCTGGCAGTGGTGAAGCTGATGGTGATCTACGAAGAGGAGAAGGGTCCCGACGTGTCGTCTAATGCTGCCCTCACCCTGCGCAACTTCTGCaagtggcagcagcagcacaatCCTCCACAGGACCGCCACCCGGAGCACTACGACACTGCCATCCTCTTCACCCGGCAG GACCTTTGTGGTTCCCATACCTGTGACACGCTGGGCATGGCAGATGTTGGCACAGTGTGCGACCCCCAACGCAGCTGCTCAGTTATAGAGGACGATGGTCTCCAGGCTGCCTTCACCACTGCGCATGAGCTTG GCCACGTGTTTAACATGCCCCACGATGAGTCCAAGCAGTGTGCCAGCACCAACGGACCCAACTGGAGCTCGCACATGATGGCATCAACCCTTTCCAGCCTCAACCGCCAACAGCCTTGGTCGGCCTGCAGTGCCTACATGATCACTTCTTTCTTGGATAATGGCTACG GAGACTGCCTACTGGACAAACCACAGAAACCCGTTGCCCTACCAAACCTTTTGCCCGGGACGCTGTACGATGCCAATAAGCAGTGCCAGTTCACTTTTGGGGAGGAGTCACGTCACTGCCCAGACCTCAGCAGCACTTGCACCACCCTGTGGTGTACGGGCACCTCGGCCGGCGGTCTCCTTGTCTGCCAGACCAAGCACTTCCCCTGGGCTGATGGCACCTCGTGTGGGGAGGGCCGTTGGTGCATGGGGGGCCAGTGTGTGGATCAGAGAGACGCTCACTTGTACCAG acccCTGTGAATGGAGGTTGGGGGCAATGGGGACCCTGGAGTGACTGCTCCCGGACGTGTGGCGGCGGGGTGCAGTACTCCTACCGAGACTGTAACAATCCGCTCCCAAAAAACGACGGCAAGTACTGCGAAGGCAAGCGAGTGCAGTACCGCTCCTGCAACACACTGGAGTGCCCCGTTACCAATG GTCTGTCCTACCGTGAGGAGCAGTGTCTGGCCCACAACGACTTTGCCCAGAGCTCCTTTGGGGGCGGCTCTGCCGTGGAGTGGGTGCCCAAGTATGCGGGTGTGTCGCCCAAGGACCGCTGCAAGCTGATCTGCCGCGTGAAGAAGACAGGGTACTTCTACATGCTGCAGCCCAAG GTGGCAGATGGCACGCCATGCAGTCCGGATTCCACCTCCGTGTGTGTCCAAGGGCAGTGCGTGAAGGCCGGCTGTGACCGGGTCATCGGCTCCAGCAAAAAGTTTGACAAGTGTGGCGTGTGTGGCGGCGATGGCACCACCTGCAAAAAGGTGTCCGGCTCCCTGGAACGATCCAA GCCTGGCTACCAAGATGTGGTGGTCATTCCAGCGGGTGCCACCAATATCGACGTGAAGCAGAGGAGTGCTGGCGGCTCGAGACACGATGGCAGCTACCTGGCCATCAAGACTCAGGATGGCTCGTACCTGCTCAACGGCGATTACACCCTCTCCACCCTGGAGCAGGACATCTTTTTCCGCGGTTCTCTCCTTCGGTACAGTGGCTCGTCGGTCCAGCTGGAGCGCATCCGTAGTTTCGGCCCCCTCCCGGAGGCCCTCACCCTCCAGGTGCTGTCGGTGGGAGACCTCAACCGGCCCCGCGTCAAGTACACCTACTTTGTCAAGCGGCCCGTCTCCAGTGGCAAAAAGAGCTTCAACGCCATCCAACAGACGGACTCCTCCGAATGGGCCATCAGGGAATGGGGCAGCTGTTCCCGGACCTGCGGTGGTGGCATCCAGCGGCGGCAAGTCGAGTGCAAGAACGCCAGGGGCCTGCCGGCAAACGACTGCCCGCCCGAGCTGCGACCCGCCGACTCCAGGCCGTGTACCAACGTGCCCTGCCCGCACTGGTTACTCGGCGAATGGTCGCCCTGCTCAAAGACCTGCGGGATGGGCTACCGCAAGCGGCCGCTCAAGTGCGTGGGCTCGGATGGCAGGGCGACATCTCAGGAGGAGTGCGACGCGAAGGACAGGCCACGGCCCCTCATCGACATCTGCGTCAACAGGGAGTGCCAGTGA